A stretch of the Saprospiraceae bacterium genome encodes the following:
- a CDS encoding glutamine--tRNA ligase/YqeY domain fusion protein has translation MDEGVNKSLNFIEELIEEDIRNGKHGGRVHTRFPPEPNGYLHIGHAKSICLNFGLALKYKGKTNLRFDDTNPVTEDTEYVESIKQDIQWLGFSWEDREFYASDYFEQLYQFAIQLIKKGKAYVDDLSADDIAKYKKGPTEVGIDSPFRNRTIEDNLELFTQMRDGKFLEGEKVLRAKIDMSSSNMHLRDPILYRILYKPHHRTGSDWCIYPMYDFAHGQSDSIEGITHSICTLEFENHRPLYNWFIENLGIFPSQQIEFARLNLSYTVMSKRKLLQLVKDNYVDGWDDPRMPTLSGMRRRGYTPESIRHFTNLVGIARRDNVIDLALLEFAVREDLNKRATRVMAIFEPLRVVLTNYDEQVEFLEIENNPEDPSSGKRQVPFGKVLYIEQEDFMENPVDKYFRLTKNGMVRLKGAYIIKCEDILKDANGNIIELHCTYFQNSKSGQDQSGLKPKSTIHWVEDSHAIGAELRLYDRLFTVADPDDHEEDFKTFINQDSLVKLTNVKVEPFLKSSKVGDYFQFIRKAYFTPDITSNPEQLVFNRTVNLKDSWQKSQDK, from the coding sequence ATGGATGAAGGCGTAAATAAGTCATTGAATTTTATAGAGGAGTTAATTGAGGAAGATATCCGAAATGGTAAACATGGAGGAAGGGTTCATACTAGATTTCCTCCAGAGCCAAATGGCTATCTGCATATTGGTCATGCAAAATCCATCTGTCTTAATTTTGGATTGGCATTGAAATACAAAGGGAAAACTAATTTAAGATTCGACGATACGAATCCTGTAACAGAAGATACGGAATATGTCGAATCAATTAAGCAAGACATTCAATGGCTCGGATTTAGTTGGGAAGACCGGGAATTTTATGCAAGTGATTATTTCGAGCAATTATATCAATTTGCAATTCAATTAATTAAAAAAGGGAAGGCTTATGTGGACGATTTAAGTGCCGATGACATTGCAAAATATAAAAAAGGTCCAACGGAAGTTGGTATAGATAGTCCATTTAGAAATCGCACGATTGAAGACAATCTGGAATTATTTACTCAAATGCGCGACGGTAAATTTCTGGAAGGGGAGAAGGTGCTTCGAGCAAAAATTGATATGAGTTCTTCAAATATGCATTTGCGGGATCCCATATTGTATCGAATTCTTTACAAGCCTCACCACCGAACGGGATCAGATTGGTGCATTTATCCTATGTATGATTTTGCCCACGGCCAATCCGATTCAATTGAAGGGATAACACATTCCATTTGTACACTTGAATTTGAAAATCATAGACCATTGTATAATTGGTTTATTGAAAATTTGGGTATTTTTCCTTCTCAGCAAATTGAGTTTGCAAGATTGAATTTGAGTTATACGGTAATGAGTAAACGCAAATTGCTTCAATTAGTTAAGGATAATTATGTAGATGGGTGGGATGATCCCAGGATGCCTACACTGAGTGGAATGAGAAGACGAGGCTATACCCCTGAATCGATTCGCCATTTCACAAATTTAGTTGGAATCGCAAGGAGGGATAATGTAATTGATTTGGCATTATTGGAATTTGCTGTACGAGAAGATTTAAATAAAAGAGCGACGCGGGTTATGGCTATCTTTGAACCATTGCGGGTAGTCCTGACAAATTACGATGAGCAGGTAGAATTTTTGGAAATTGAGAATAATCCTGAAGACCCAAGCTCTGGAAAAAGACAAGTTCCATTTGGTAAAGTACTGTATATTGAACAGGAAGATTTTATGGAAAATCCTGTTGACAAGTATTTTCGTCTAACAAAGAACGGGATGGTTCGACTAAAAGGAGCTTATATAATTAAATGTGAAGATATTTTAAAGGATGCAAATGGAAATATTATTGAATTGCATTGTACGTATTTTCAAAATAGTAAAAGTGGTCAGGATCAATCTGGTTTAAAGCCTAAATCAACGATTCATTGGGTGGAAGATTCCCATGCGATCGGTGCAGAATTAAGATTATACGATCGTTTATTTACAGTGGCTGATCCAGATGATCATGAAGAAGATTTTAAAACATTTATTAATCAAGATTCTTTGGTTAAATTGACTAATGTTAAGGTAGAGCCATTTTTGAAATCATCTAAAGTGGGCGATTATTTTCAATTTATTCGAAAGGCATATTTTACACCTGACATCACTTCAAATCCTGAGCAGTTAGTATTTAATCGTACAGTCAATTTAAAGGATTCCTGGCAGAAATCACAGGATAAATAG
- a CDS encoding RsmD family RNA methyltransferase, with protein sequence MRISGGFLKGRVFNPPAKNWPTRPTTDISREALFNILTNLLDFEDTRMLDLFGGTGAHTYEMISRGCTSACYVDLHKPCLEFVRKTAASFQIIQFIEFVNADYLQFIKSCNKQFNYVFAGPPYPLPALSKIPDLIVEFNIVMPDGLFVLEHNPQHDFTKHSHFWQVRNYGQTFFSFFRF encoded by the coding sequence ATGCGGATTTCCGGTGGTTTTCTTAAGGGAAGAGTGTTTAATCCTCCTGCAAAAAATTGGCCAACGCGACCAACTACAGATATATCTCGTGAGGCTTTGTTTAATATTTTAACAAATCTATTAGATTTTGAGGATACCAGGATGTTGGACTTATTTGGGGGTACAGGTGCGCATACCTATGAAATGATTTCGAGAGGATGCACCAGTGCATGTTATGTTGATTTGCATAAGCCTTGTTTGGAATTTGTCAGAAAGACTGCGGCTTCATTCCAAATTATTCAATTTATAGAATTTGTAAATGCTGATTATTTGCAATTTATTAAATCTTGTAATAAGCAATTTAATTATGTATTTGCTGGGCCACCATACCCATTGCCTGCATTGTCCAAAATACCTGATTTAATTGTGGAATTCAATATTGTGATGCCTGATGGGTTATTCGTTTTAGAACATAATCCACAACATGATTTTACAAAACATTCCCATTTTTGGCAAGTTCGTAATTATGGGCAAACATTTTTCAGCTTTTTTCGCTTTTAA
- a CDS encoding glycosyltransferase gives MASYILHLPKWFPNEDDNLEGVFVLRHIQCSSYKHSAKIIYLKSTSRVIPDSFYYSDFKVQGSNEIHLIYYRKSYLGINSIDKIIKLFVYYYLLFKFCSKLFKKFGKPYAIHVHVLLRSALVALYYKIVYSVPYLVTEHSTQFTDSHSRLKNDFKNLIRKLVVKKAAAIIVVSDNLRIGMLRYGLINSNYLVVYNNVDTLVYYEKPKSPIQELKCLHVSEFKNEHKNITGILEVMILFKHEAFPILLDLVGYGQDEQLIQDFITQNKLESQVRLLGKMDPIDLARCYQEADVFILFSNKENMPCVIAESLCCGTPVISTEVGGTGEVISSANGILIPVNDKVKLKKALEDFYLNRHNYSSINISMDAISKFSDRAIGEKIMKCYESLSHCG, from the coding sequence ATGGCTTCCTATATCTTACATTTACCAAAATGGTTTCCAAATGAGGATGATAATCTGGAAGGTGTGTTTGTTCTCCGCCACATTCAATGTTCTTCATATAAACATAGCGCAAAGATAATTTATCTTAAAAGTACTTCCAGAGTAATTCCTGATTCATTTTATTATTCTGATTTTAAAGTGCAAGGTTCAAATGAAATCCACCTGATATATTATAGAAAAAGTTACTTAGGAATTAATAGTATTGATAAAATTATTAAGCTGTTTGTTTACTATTATTTATTATTTAAATTTTGTAGTAAACTTTTTAAGAAATTTGGTAAGCCCTATGCAATTCATGTGCATGTTTTACTGAGGTCAGCTTTAGTAGCACTTTATTATAAGATTGTTTATTCAGTTCCATATTTAGTAACAGAGCATAGCACACAATTTACAGATTCCCACTCAAGGTTAAAAAATGATTTCAAGAATCTTATCAGGAAGTTGGTTGTTAAAAAGGCAGCAGCTATTATTGTCGTTTCTGATAATTTAAGAATTGGAATGTTACGGTACGGCTTAATTAATTCCAATTATTTAGTTGTTTACAATAATGTAGATACATTGGTTTATTATGAAAAGCCCAAAAGCCCAATTCAAGAATTAAAATGTCTTCATGTTTCAGAATTTAAAAATGAGCATAAAAATATAACCGGAATTCTTGAGGTAATGATATTGTTTAAACATGAAGCTTTTCCAATTTTACTGGATTTGGTGGGTTATGGGCAGGACGAGCAATTGATTCAAGATTTTATAACTCAAAACAAATTGGAAAGTCAAGTCCGTTTACTTGGAAAAATGGATCCAATTGATTTAGCTCGGTGTTATCAGGAAGCGGATGTATTCATTTTATTTAGTAACAAGGAAAATATGCCTTGTGTCATTGCGGAGTCATTATGCTGCGGAACTCCAGTAATCAGTACAGAGGTAGGTGGGACTGGAGAAGTTATTTCTTCCGCAAATGGTATTTTAATCCCTGTTAATGACAAAGTTAAATTAAAAAAGGCACTTGAGGATTTTTACTTAAACAGACACAATTATTCGTCAATAAATATTTCGATGGATGCTATTTCTAAATTTAGTGACCGAGCAATAGGAGAAAAGATCATGAAATGCTATGAATCCTTGAGTCATTGTGGTTAA
- a CDS encoding DUF5106 domain-containing protein → MMFNFRCIIAWIAWVVTLTGASAEGYKIKVDISGYTNDTLLLGYHYGDKQYIRDTAFRTKEGFVFKGDTVLEAGMYLIVVLPTHDFFQFLIDGNKQSFSIHTQLNNLTEHLEFKSSKLNEDFEKYVDFISSRRILADSFSKQLKLEKDSLKIKQLEAKLNQFDLEVKSYQQDVLTKQPTSLLSLIIRSSLDVEIPDFSKLPAEKRDIAIFNYYKSHYFDQFDFKDDRGVRIPLYFQKIDRYIEKLTVQHPDSISAALDYILNNCVANSENLKFLLSHYLNSYANSKYVGMDGVYVYLVENFYANGKASWMDKENLAKMVNDAKSLKPLLIDRIAPDIRVFTKDSSPIRMHEIKSPYLVLLFWAPDCGHCKKSMHYIVDFYNKFKTKGVELLAVCTKTGQDEKTCWEGVESMNMGSWINATDPLHLSRFKVIYDLKTTPQIYILDKNKKILTKKIGAEQLSEIMDKLLTIKENE, encoded by the coding sequence ATGATGTTTAATTTTCGTTGCATAATTGCTTGGATCGCTTGGGTTGTTACACTGACTGGAGCTTCGGCTGAAGGCTATAAAATTAAAGTAGATATTTCAGGTTATACCAATGATACACTTTTGCTTGGGTATCATTATGGCGACAAACAGTATATCAGAGACACAGCATTCCGGACCAAAGAAGGGTTTGTATTTAAAGGAGATACGGTTCTGGAGGCGGGAATGTATTTAATTGTAGTCTTGCCAACCCATGATTTCTTCCAGTTTTTAATTGATGGCAATAAGCAATCGTTTAGTATTCATACTCAATTGAATAACCTTACAGAGCATTTAGAATTTAAGTCATCAAAATTAAATGAAGATTTTGAAAAATATGTTGATTTTATTTCTAGCCGACGAATCCTGGCGGATTCTTTTTCAAAACAACTTAAGCTTGAGAAAGATTCTTTGAAAATAAAGCAGTTGGAAGCCAAGTTAAATCAATTTGATTTGGAAGTCAAATCTTACCAGCAGGATGTACTCACAAAACAACCGACAAGTTTATTGAGTTTAATTATTCGTTCGAGTTTAGATGTTGAAATACCTGATTTTAGTAAGCTCCCTGCCGAAAAAAGGGATATAGCTATATTTAATTATTACAAATCCCACTATTTTGATCAATTTGACTTTAAGGATGACCGAGGGGTCAGGATTCCTTTATATTTCCAAAAAATTGACCGTTATATTGAGAAATTAACGGTTCAACACCCAGATTCAATTAGTGCAGCATTAGACTATATATTAAATAACTGTGTTGCAAATTCAGAAAATTTGAAATTTTTATTATCTCATTACTTAAACTCCTACGCAAATTCCAAGTATGTAGGCATGGACGGTGTTTATGTTTATCTGGTTGAAAATTTTTATGCAAATGGAAAGGCCAGTTGGATGGATAAAGAAAACCTGGCTAAAATGGTTAATGATGCCAAATCTTTAAAACCATTATTAATAGATCGTATTGCTCCGGATATAAGAGTATTTACGAAAGATTCAAGTCCAATCCGAATGCATGAAATAAAATCGCCCTATCTGGTGTTATTATTTTGGGCACCAGATTGCGGACATTGTAAAAAATCTATGCATTACATCGTGGATTTTTATAACAAGTTCAAAACCAAGGGAGTAGAACTTTTGGCTGTATGTACTAAAACTGGCCAGGATGAGAAAACTTGTTGGGAAGGTGTAGAAAGTATGAATATGGGAAGTTGGATAAATGCCACAGATCCCTTACATTTGTCTAGATTTAAAGTTATTTACGACCTAAAAACCACCCCCCAAATTTACATTCTTGATAAAAACAAGAAGATATTGACAAAAAAAATTGGGGCAGAACAACTTAGTGAAATAATGGATAAGTTGTTGACTATCAAAGAGAACGAATAA
- a CDS encoding aspartate carbamoyltransferase catalytic subunit: MTDQKISTRHLIGIRDLSVSDIKLLLETGKQFKEVLQRPIKKVPSLRDITIANLFFENSTRTRMSFELAEKRLSADVINFSASGSSVSKGESLLDTVQNILAMKVDIIVLRHAAVGAAKFLSEKVPATIVNAGDGTHEHPTQALLDAFSIQEALGTINNVKVALIGDILHSRVALSNILCLKKLGAKVKVCGPPTLIPKYIESLGVEVEFNLQKILNWCDVANVLRIQTERMELQYFPSAREYSQFFGVSKKELDLLSKKIVLMHPGPINRGVELNSDAADSEYSIILDQVENGVAIRMAVLYHLAGHRISS; this comes from the coding sequence ATGACTGATCAAAAAATAAGTACCAGGCATCTAATTGGAATCAGAGATCTTTCTGTTTCTGATATCAAATTGTTATTAGAAACTGGAAAGCAATTTAAAGAAGTCTTACAAAGACCGATTAAGAAGGTGCCTTCCTTAAGGGATATTACGATCGCTAATTTATTTTTTGAAAATTCAACCAGAACCAGAATGTCTTTTGAATTAGCAGAGAAAAGACTTTCGGCGGATGTGATTAATTTTTCAGCAAGCGGCTCTTCGGTTTCAAAAGGGGAGAGTTTATTGGATACGGTTCAGAATATCCTTGCAATGAAAGTGGATATTATCGTATTGCGTCATGCTGCGGTCGGTGCGGCAAAATTTTTATCGGAAAAAGTTCCAGCGACAATAGTAAATGCTGGAGACGGCACACACGAGCACCCAACTCAAGCATTGCTTGATGCATTTTCGATTCAAGAAGCTTTGGGTACTATAAATAATGTAAAGGTTGCATTAATAGGAGATATTCTTCACAGTCGGGTTGCCTTGTCTAATATTCTTTGTTTAAAAAAATTAGGAGCAAAAGTTAAAGTTTGTGGACCTCCTACTTTGATACCAAAATATATAGAGTCTTTAGGGGTAGAAGTTGAGTTTAATCTTCAGAAGATTTTAAATTGGTGTGATGTTGCAAATGTTTTAAGGATTCAAACAGAACGCATGGAGTTACAATATTTTCCTTCTGCAAGAGAATACAGCCAATTTTTTGGAGTTTCTAAGAAAGAGTTGGATCTTTTATCAAAAAAAATTGTACTAATGCACCCAGGGCCAATAAACCGAGGTGTCGAATTAAATTCTGATGCGGCGGATTCAGAATATTCAATAATTCTAGATCAAGTAGAAAATGGAGTAGCTATCCGAATGGCGGTACTTTATCATTTAGCCGGACACAGAATCTCCAGTTGA
- the tsaD gene encoding tRNA (adenosine(37)-N6)-threonylcarbamoyltransferase complex transferase subunit TsaD produces the protein MSKIIILAIESSCDDTSVAVIIDGEIKSNLISSQWIHAQYGGVVPEAASRQHVETIVSLCDQALKEAAISLQHLSAIAITRGPGLMGSLLVGISFAKSLSLCLNIPLIEVNHLHAHVLSLFIDQKPTLPLVCLTVSGGHTQLLLVSEKFKIELLGQTLDDAAGEAIDKTGKLLGLGYPAGPEMDKLAKSGVPKYKFPIAKVNDLNFSFSGLKTSVLYFLRDQLDSNKEFINENLPDLCASIQDNIVKSLLNKLESAAIAHNAISIGIAGGVSANSQLRKEISQLCTKYNWNCYIPKLSYCTDNAAMIAIAGYHKYLNAEFSDDHFLPLARYPII, from the coding sequence ATGTCAAAAATCATAATTCTAGCAATAGAATCCTCCTGTGATGATACTTCGGTGGCTGTTATTATTGATGGAGAAATAAAATCAAACTTAATTAGTTCTCAATGGATCCATGCGCAATATGGCGGTGTTGTACCAGAAGCCGCTTCTCGTCAACATGTTGAAACCATTGTTTCCTTATGCGATCAGGCTTTAAAAGAGGCAGCTATATCGTTACAACACCTCAGTGCAATCGCCATTACCCGGGGTCCAGGTTTGATGGGGTCGCTTTTAGTCGGAATTAGTTTTGCCAAATCTTTAAGTCTTTGCCTTAATATTCCTTTAATTGAAGTAAATCATTTACATGCCCACGTTTTGTCATTATTTATTGACCAAAAACCTACACTTCCACTGGTTTGCTTGACCGTTTCAGGTGGACATACCCAATTACTTTTAGTTTCTGAAAAGTTCAAAATTGAGCTACTGGGCCAAACTTTGGATGATGCGGCTGGCGAAGCAATAGATAAAACTGGTAAATTATTAGGCTTGGGATATCCAGCTGGCCCTGAAATGGATAAATTGGCTAAATCGGGTGTGCCAAAGTATAAATTCCCAATTGCAAAAGTAAATGACTTGAATTTTAGTTTTAGCGGATTAAAAACGAGTGTCTTGTATTTTTTAAGAGATCAATTGGATTCAAATAAAGAATTCATAAATGAAAATCTACCTGATTTATGTGCTTCCATCCAAGATAATATTGTAAAAAGTCTATTAAATAAATTAGAATCAGCTGCAATTGCACATAATGCAATCTCAATAGGAATTGCTGGAGGAGTTTCCGCCAATTCTCAATTGAGAAAGGAAATTTCGCAATTGTGCACAAAATACAATTGGAATTGTTACATTCCGAAACTGAGCTATTGCACGGACAATGCTGCGATGATAGCAATCGCAGGATACCATAAATATCTGAATGCAGAATTTAGCGATGATCATTTTTTACCCTTAGCTCGATATCCCATTATTTAA
- the pyrR gene encoding bifunctional pyr operon transcriptional regulator/uracil phosphoribosyltransferase PyrR: protein MSKRAKVILSEEAMNIALDRLCYQLIEQHDGFSNSCLIGIQHKGALLAARLYNKLKALNPLNSLEFGKIDITFSRDDFKTNFKLQPSYPTEINFLVESKRVILVDDVLYTGRTIQAALQEIQNYGRPNKTELLVLVDRHFNRQVPIQADYFGIRVDALDNSYVKVDWAEEKGTDRVLFYEEERE, encoded by the coding sequence ATGAGCAAAAGAGCCAAAGTTATACTTTCAGAAGAAGCAATGAATATTGCTCTTGACAGGCTTTGTTATCAATTAATAGAACAACATGATGGCTTCTCAAACAGCTGTTTAATTGGTATTCAGCACAAAGGAGCATTATTGGCTGCTCGGCTTTATAATAAATTGAAAGCACTCAATCCATTAAATTCATTGGAATTTGGTAAAATTGATATTACATTTTCGCGTGATGATTTCAAGACAAATTTCAAATTGCAACCTTCATATCCTACTGAAATTAATTTTTTGGTCGAATCTAAGCGTGTAATATTAGTAGATGATGTTTTATATACGGGTAGAACCATTCAGGCCGCATTGCAAGAAATTCAAAATTATGGACGACCCAATAAAACAGAATTGTTAGTATTGGTCGACAGACATTTTAACAGGCAAGTTCCAATCCAGGCAGATTATTTTGGAATCCGGGTTGATGCATTGGATAATTCATATGTAAAAGTTGATTGGGCTGAAGAGAAAGGCACCGATCGCGTTTTGTTTTATGAAGAAGAACGTGAATAA
- a CDS encoding arginine--tRNA ligase has protein sequence MDMLSALFQHAFTTVLNYSGDKSEFAILNCSSEFDADFTFVLFPWAKKLGMKPDEVGFKVGNYLLENQSISSFSIVKGFFNFSLDDSFWIAENTRLYRLNQGELINKTPSPQKYLVEYCSPNTNKPLHLGHIRNILLGWSLTNILKAIGHQVETTQVVNDRGVAICKSMLAWKKYSNNATPDSTGIKPDHFVGDYYVLFDRKLNEEYLNWQTSNEAQAIYSSNLKKEESQVDFFKRYKNDYFNNFSELGKEVRDMLLKWEHHDEETRSLWKKMNDWVYKGFNETFNKLNVSFDYIYYESDTYLLGKDIVEYGLSQGVFYQLPDQSVWVNLEDVGLDNKLVLRSDGTSVYITQDLGTIRQRYERHHSDKYIYIVADEQDYHFKVLFETVNKLKEPYAGSLYHCSYGMVDLPTGKMKSREGTVVDADDLIEEVIQEATTMAEERGEIASLLPEQRNKICTDIALAALKYFILKVSYKKRMIFDPKESVDMQGHTGPYIVNAYVRIKSILRKSMCDDDTPRPIKIERAERNLIRSMGSYNKILFESAETFDPAHLSNYLYQLAKDFHKYYHDYRILNAETTELKNFRLMISENVSKIILHGMNCLGISLPERM, from the coding sequence ATGGATATGCTTTCGGCCCTTTTTCAACATGCATTTACTACTGTTCTTAATTATAGTGGAGATAAGTCTGAATTCGCTATTTTAAATTGTTCCTCAGAGTTTGATGCAGATTTTACTTTTGTATTATTTCCATGGGCAAAGAAACTAGGCATGAAGCCTGATGAAGTTGGCTTTAAAGTTGGGAATTATTTATTAGAAAATCAATCAATTTCATCTTTTTCAATTGTAAAGGGTTTTTTCAATTTTTCTTTGGACGATTCATTCTGGATAGCTGAAAATACCCGGCTCTATCGGTTGAATCAAGGAGAATTGATCAATAAAACTCCTTCGCCTCAAAAATATTTGGTAGAATATTGCTCTCCTAATACAAACAAGCCTCTTCACTTAGGTCATATTAGAAATATATTACTGGGATGGTCTTTGACAAACATTTTAAAAGCGATAGGGCATCAGGTTGAGACTACCCAAGTAGTGAATGATCGTGGTGTTGCAATATGTAAAAGTATGCTTGCTTGGAAAAAATATTCCAACAATGCTACACCGGATTCTACAGGAATTAAACCGGATCATTTTGTAGGTGATTATTACGTTTTGTTTGACAGAAAGTTAAATGAAGAATATTTGAATTGGCAAACATCCAATGAGGCACAAGCTATTTACTCATCAAATTTAAAAAAGGAAGAATCTCAAGTCGATTTTTTTAAAAGATATAAGAATGACTACTTTAACAATTTCAGTGAGTTGGGTAAGGAAGTTAGAGACATGCTTTTGAAGTGGGAGCATCATGATGAAGAAACACGTTCGCTTTGGAAAAAAATGAATGATTGGGTTTATAAAGGATTTAATGAAACATTTAATAAGTTGAATGTTTCATTTGATTATATATATTATGAATCTGATACCTATCTGCTGGGAAAGGATATCGTTGAGTATGGATTGAGCCAAGGTGTTTTTTATCAATTGCCAGATCAATCTGTTTGGGTGAATTTAGAAGATGTTGGATTGGATAATAAACTTGTTCTTAGAAGCGATGGAACTTCAGTATATATTACCCAGGATCTTGGAACAATCCGACAACGTTATGAAAGACATCATTCAGATAAGTATATTTACATTGTAGCGGATGAGCAAGACTATCATTTTAAGGTGCTTTTTGAAACTGTTAATAAGTTGAAAGAACCCTATGCAGGTAGTTTGTACCATTGTTCATATGGCATGGTTGATTTGCCTACCGGTAAAATGAAGTCCAGGGAAGGTACTGTTGTTGATGCCGATGATTTAATTGAAGAAGTTATTCAGGAGGCTACAACTATGGCTGAAGAGCGAGGTGAAATTGCATCCCTGCTGCCGGAACAACGAAATAAAATTTGTACCGATATTGCATTAGCGGCTTTAAAATATTTTATTTTAAAAGTTTCATATAAAAAACGTATGATTTTTGATCCTAAAGAATCGGTTGACATGCAAGGTCATACGGGGCCATACATTGTAAACGCATATGTTAGAATCAAATCTATTTTGCGAAAGTCAATGTGCGATGATGATACACCAAGGCCAATTAAAATTGAACGTGCGGAGAGGAACTTAATACGTTCAATGGGCAGTTATAACAAAATATTATTTGAATCTGCAGAAACTTTTGATCCCGCGCATCTTTCAAATTATTTATATCAATTGGCTAAAGATTTTCATAAATATTATCATGATTATAGGATTTTAAATGCAGAAACTACAGAATTAAAAAATTTTAGGCTGATGATTAGTGAGAATGTGTCAAAGATTATTTTGCACGGGATGAATTGTCTTGGAATCAGTCTTCCAGAAAGAATGTAA
- a CDS encoding DUF3822 family protein has product MNSNYPYFIDSDRAISMTSKFHITSEHLNLKIESLFPVYPIETVVSHTDVANYLTCQFCVPEKIVMNINNQNLKLSHISEFVNQFHSHNGINIFIWNNVSLIYIMQIADPVFINIIKFDTPEDLLYHIVQIIQSIGLENENQNIQLFGNVTEESQISRLLRIYFSNVKLIRGFTFSNS; this is encoded by the coding sequence ATGAACTCAAATTATCCTTATTTTATTGACTCAGATCGAGCCATTTCAATGACTTCTAAATTTCATATTACATCTGAACATTTAAATTTAAAAATTGAATCTCTGTTTCCAGTATATCCAATCGAAACGGTTGTAAGTCATACAGATGTTGCCAATTATTTGACGTGCCAGTTTTGTGTTCCTGAGAAAATTGTAATGAATATTAACAATCAGAATTTGAAACTGAGCCATATTTCTGAATTCGTTAATCAATTTCACAGTCACAATGGTATTAATATTTTTATATGGAATAATGTTTCATTAATTTATATAATGCAAATTGCTGATCCAGTATTTATAAATATTATAAAGTTCGATACCCCCGAAGATTTGTTGTATCACATAGTCCAAATAATTCAATCAATTGGGCTTGAAAATGAAAACCAAAACATTCAATTATTTGGTAATGTCACAGAAGAATCACAAATAAGTAGATTATTGCGGATTTATTTTAGCAATGTAAAATTGATACGTGGATTTACTTTTTCTAATTCGTAA